The Opitutales bacterium ASA1 genome window below encodes:
- a CDS encoding DUF3016 domain-containing protein produces MNTKLLTLLTIVSIGAAAGTATAANKSTESTKATTVEFLEPERFTDFRSSQFGGTSEQNSLASELRREIERISQRELPPGYHLALRFRDIDMAGEFEPWRGPRLDDVRIVRDIYPPRAEVEYAITNDAGEVIASGERKLIDTNHNWRVRMSTQDRLVREVDMLADFIREIVRPLA; encoded by the coding sequence ATGAACACGAAACTTCTCACCCTTCTGACGATCGTCTCGATCGGCGCCGCCGCAGGTACTGCGACAGCCGCGAACAAATCGACGGAAAGCACCAAGGCCACGACGGTGGAATTCCTGGAGCCCGAGAGGTTCACCGACTTCCGCTCCAGCCAGTTCGGCGGCACTTCCGAACAAAACTCGCTCGCGTCCGAGCTCCGACGAGAGATCGAACGCATCTCCCAACGCGAGTTGCCTCCGGGCTATCACCTCGCTTTGCGCTTCCGCGACATCGACATGGCCGGCGAATTCGAGCCGTGGAGAGGTCCGCGGCTCGACGACGTCCGCATCGTGCGCGACATCTATCCGCCTCGCGCGGAAGTGGAGTACGCCATCACGAACGACGCCGGCGAAGTGATCGCCTCGGGCGAGCGCAAGCTCATCGACACGAATCACAACTGGCGCGTGCGCATGTCCACGCAGGACCGATTGGTCCGGGAGGTCGACATGCTCGCCGACTTCATCCGCGAGATCGTCAGACCTCTCGCTTGA
- a CDS encoding D-alanine--D-alanine ligase produces MARALKRGLRVLALLDLGEPVGLQQDFSVELETEAWKTEAHVLAALRRLGCEVEYLAIHDDTDLLRRKLEQFPADVIFNLVEEFRNRRELDQAVVSFLELAGVPFTGCGSTGLMLCRHKGISKKILGYHRIRVPQFAIVARGRRGARPRWLRFPILVKPLKEEASTGISQASFVENDEQFRERVEFVHQRLGQDVIAEEYIPGRELYVSVLGNKRAEVFPIRELHFKQVPSEEPRIATYKAKWDDDYRARWGIESGFAEELDPVVRREIERTCRRIYHLLAMEGYGRIDLRLTPENEIVFIEANPNPFLAEGEDFALSAQAAGVDYTNLIGRIVHLGLSAERD; encoded by the coding sequence ATGGCACGTGCTCTCAAACGCGGACTTCGGGTCCTCGCCCTGTTGGATTTGGGCGAGCCCGTGGGCTTGCAGCAGGACTTCTCCGTCGAACTCGAGACGGAGGCGTGGAAAACGGAAGCGCACGTGCTCGCGGCGCTGCGTCGACTCGGTTGCGAAGTCGAGTATCTGGCGATCCACGACGACACCGACCTGCTTCGCCGCAAGCTCGAGCAGTTTCCCGCGGACGTGATCTTCAATCTCGTCGAAGAGTTCCGCAACCGTCGCGAACTGGATCAGGCCGTGGTCTCGTTTCTCGAACTCGCGGGGGTGCCGTTCACGGGCTGCGGGTCGACCGGGCTCATGCTCTGTCGGCACAAGGGCATTTCGAAGAAGATCCTCGGCTACCATCGGATCCGCGTGCCGCAGTTCGCGATCGTCGCGCGGGGGCGGCGCGGGGCTCGGCCGCGGTGGCTGCGTTTTCCGATCTTGGTGAAGCCTTTGAAGGAGGAGGCCTCGACGGGCATCTCGCAGGCCTCGTTCGTGGAGAACGACGAGCAGTTTCGCGAGCGCGTGGAGTTCGTGCACCAGCGCCTCGGGCAGGACGTGATCGCGGAGGAATACATCCCCGGCCGCGAGCTCTACGTGAGCGTGCTCGGCAACAAGCGCGCCGAGGTCTTTCCGATCCGTGAACTGCATTTCAAGCAGGTGCCTTCGGAGGAGCCGCGAATCGCCACCTACAAGGCGAAGTGGGACGACGACTACAGGGCGCGTTGGGGGATCGAGAGCGGTTTCGCCGAGGAGCTGGATCCGGTCGTGCGGCGCGAGATCGAGCGAACGTGTCGGCGCATCTACCATCTGCTGGCGATGGAGGGCTACGGTCGCATCGATCTGCGGCTCACGCCGGAGAACGAGATCGTCTTCATCGAGGCCAACCCAAATCCGTTCCTTGCGGAAGGAGAGGACTTCGCGTTGTCCGCTCAGGCGGCCGGCGTGGACTACACGAACTTGATCGGCCGCATCGTGCACCTGGGGCTTTCGGCGGAGCGGGATTGA
- a CDS encoding putative zinc-binding metallopeptidase gives MDEPPWVALDDAQLLTWPIRKLGLVLETSPVQPFVRQLYDELSARGLVFHPPCHVGDEWFVPVGVPAIYIPFFLVHDRLRQLERRMFLDVEGETPEWFMKLVRHEAGHAYSYAYNLYRRRKWQETFGLASTEDTGFYRPRPYSRSYVLHLDDWYAQAHPDEDFAETFAVWLTPGLDWRERYKGWKALRKLEYVDALMASIAGKPAPNLPAYRPTDYDCLGVRLKTFYARKRKYYEDAYPDFYDSDLRKLFPTPADGVERIAASVWLRRHRRTLMGLVCPWTNERKYRVDKFLHRLGERCRSLGLTVAVDDALADARVSTYVTTLVMNYLFTGRFKRGK, from the coding sequence ATGGACGAACCTCCGTGGGTGGCTCTGGACGACGCGCAGTTGCTCACGTGGCCGATCCGCAAGCTCGGTTTGGTGCTGGAGACGTCGCCGGTGCAGCCGTTCGTCCGGCAGCTCTACGACGAGTTGTCGGCGCGCGGTCTCGTCTTTCATCCACCCTGCCACGTCGGCGACGAGTGGTTCGTGCCTGTCGGCGTGCCGGCCATCTACATCCCGTTCTTTCTCGTCCACGACCGGCTCCGGCAGCTCGAGCGCCGCATGTTCCTGGATGTCGAAGGTGAGACGCCGGAGTGGTTCATGAAGCTCGTGCGGCACGAAGCCGGGCACGCCTACTCCTACGCCTACAACCTGTATCGTCGGCGCAAGTGGCAGGAGACCTTCGGCCTCGCGAGCACGGAGGACACGGGCTTCTACCGGCCGCGACCGTACAGTCGCAGTTACGTGCTGCACTTGGACGACTGGTACGCGCAGGCGCATCCCGACGAGGACTTCGCCGAGACCTTCGCGGTGTGGCTCACACCGGGGCTCGACTGGCGCGAGCGCTACAAGGGCTGGAAGGCGTTGCGCAAACTCGAGTACGTCGACGCGCTCATGGCTTCCATCGCGGGGAAGCCGGCGCCGAATCTTCCCGCGTATCGACCGACCGACTACGACTGCCTCGGGGTGCGGCTGAAGACCTTCTACGCGCGCAAGCGCAAGTACTACGAGGACGCGTATCCGGATTTCTACGACAGCGACCTGCGGAAGCTGTTTCCGACGCCCGCGGACGGTGTCGAGCGCATCGCGGCGTCCGTGTGGTTGCGCCGACATCGGCGAACATTGATGGGGCTCGTGTGTCCTTGGACCAACGAACGGAAATACCGCGTCGACAAGTTTCTCCACCGACTCGGCGAGCGCTGTCGAAGTCTAGGCCTGACCGTCGCCGTCGACGACGCGCTGGCGGATGCGCGGGTCTCCACCTACGTGACGACTCTGGTGATGAATTATCTCTTCACCGGACGGTTCAAACGCGGCAAATAG
- a CDS encoding GNAT family N-acetyltransferase, whose product MSIEEERTPADAPASRDDLVRLCDLAPWLARPGGAWLARLAERALGLQVINRIHRGTTAIEDPVDYLRGVLAGFGVRYEAGAEQLARIPPEGPVVVVANHPFGGLDAIVLCAVLAGLRRDARVLANHLLQRIPQVKAVTIPVDPFGGLEAARRNVRGMQLALEHLEQGGLLGMFPSGTVSHFSWRRMAVEDPEWSAHVSRLVRRSRATVVPIFFPGRNSLSFQAAGLLHPLLRTALIPREAVRRKGTTVTFRVGRAIPFARLERFEDAGRLTRFIRIQTHVLGGERQTADMGSAERERAPGAPIACHEKVDTLRAEVASLPGSALLVREGIFSVYVFEADDAPSLLREVGCLREETFRAAGEGTGKERDLDGFDAYYSHLVLWDDAAGRIAGGYRLARVDRVLRERGPSGIYTATLFRFRPRFLEELGPALELGRSWIRLEYQRKHNALALLWRGIAGVVVREPEACVLLGPVSISRDYQPLSRGLIVSFLKHALSDGALTEAVRALRPFKLRGRDARLAEEAGETLRSIDDVSLLVSEIESDGKGVPMLFRHYLRLHSVVLSFNVDPEFADVVDGLLLTDLRRTDPKILSRFMGADGLARFRAFHGSARGAASTQG is encoded by the coding sequence ATGAGCATCGAGGAAGAGCGAACGCCTGCCGATGCCCCGGCGAGCCGGGACGACTTGGTGCGTCTGTGCGACCTCGCCCCGTGGCTGGCTCGGCCCGGCGGGGCGTGGTTGGCGCGGCTGGCCGAGCGAGCGTTGGGTCTGCAGGTGATCAATCGTATCCATCGCGGCACGACGGCGATCGAGGATCCGGTGGATTACTTGCGCGGTGTCTTGGCGGGATTCGGCGTGCGCTACGAGGCGGGCGCGGAGCAGCTTGCGCGCATCCCGCCGGAAGGGCCGGTGGTGGTCGTGGCGAACCACCCGTTCGGCGGGCTCGACGCGATCGTGTTGTGCGCCGTGCTGGCGGGCTTGAGGCGTGACGCCCGCGTGCTGGCGAACCATCTGTTGCAGCGCATCCCGCAGGTGAAGGCGGTGACGATCCCGGTCGATCCGTTCGGCGGGCTGGAGGCGGCGCGGCGCAACGTGCGAGGGATGCAACTGGCGTTGGAGCACTTGGAGCAGGGCGGTTTGTTGGGGATGTTTCCGAGCGGCACCGTGTCGCACTTCAGTTGGCGGCGCATGGCGGTGGAGGATCCGGAGTGGAGTGCGCACGTGAGCCGACTGGTGCGACGTTCGCGCGCGACGGTCGTGCCGATCTTCTTTCCGGGGCGAAACAGTCTCTCGTTTCAGGCGGCGGGTCTGTTGCACCCGCTGTTGCGGACGGCGTTGATCCCGCGAGAAGCGGTGCGTCGCAAGGGCACGACGGTGACGTTTCGTGTCGGGCGAGCGATCCCGTTCGCACGGTTGGAGCGGTTCGAGGACGCGGGGCGGTTGACGCGTTTTATCCGGATCCAGACGCACGTGCTCGGGGGCGAGCGGCAGACGGCCGACATGGGCTCCGCGGAGCGTGAGCGCGCGCCGGGAGCGCCGATCGCGTGTCACGAGAAAGTGGATACGCTGCGTGCGGAGGTGGCGAGTCTGCCGGGCTCCGCGTTGCTCGTGCGCGAAGGGATTTTTTCGGTCTACGTCTTCGAGGCGGACGATGCGCCGAGTTTGCTGCGCGAAGTGGGGTGCCTGCGGGAAGAGACGTTTCGGGCGGCCGGGGAGGGCACGGGCAAGGAGCGCGACCTGGATGGATTCGACGCGTACTACTCGCATCTCGTGTTGTGGGACGATGCGGCAGGGCGTATCGCCGGCGGCTATCGGTTGGCGCGGGTGGATCGCGTGTTGCGGGAACGCGGGCCGAGCGGCATCTACACGGCGACGCTGTTTCGATTTCGACCACGCTTCTTGGAGGAGTTGGGTCCCGCGCTGGAATTGGGGCGTTCGTGGATCCGTCTCGAATATCAGCGCAAGCACAACGCGCTGGCGTTGCTTTGGCGGGGCATCGCCGGGGTCGTCGTTCGGGAACCGGAGGCGTGCGTCTTGTTGGGGCCGGTGAGCATCTCGCGCGATTATCAACCGCTCTCGCGTGGGTTGATCGTCTCCTTTCTGAAGCACGCGCTTTCGGACGGTGCGTTGACGGAGGCGGTGCGTGCTTTGCGCCCGTTCAAATTGCGTGGGCGCGACGCGCGGTTGGCGGAGGAGGCCGGCGAGACGCTGCGGTCGATCGACGACGTGTCGCTGCTGGTGTCGGAGATCGAGTCGGACGGGAAAGGCGTGCCGATGCTCTTTCGACATTACCTGCGGCTGCATTCCGTGGTGTTGAGTTTCAACGTGGATCCGGAGTTCGCCGATGTGGTGGACGGTTTGCTGCTGACCGATCTGCGGCGGACGGATCCGAAGATCCTGTCGAGATTCATGGGAGCGGACGGACTCGCGCGGTTTCGTGCGTTTCACGGATCGGCGCGGGGCGCTGCTTCGACGCAGGGATGA
- a CDS encoding NRDE family protein, protein MCTVTWWRSGEGVYGVLFNRDEQRTRPRSLPVAAFSDPGGTDFVCARDGAAGGTWLMGNAHGVCVGVLNHYEAAGVLPPGERSRGELPVLFAAARSVDDVEERLPGMSPERYAPFLLVAWDGLEERCWQWDGRALARRTPKCALLTTSSVRSSEVVAWRERRHAESAAEGEAERAGATGLEAPRWLERFHTDTAHADGAFNVLMARVDARTESVCRIVVDSVSVRYRHSRRPANPALADETFEAMVARY, encoded by the coding sequence ATGTGCACGGTGACGTGGTGGCGCTCCGGAGAAGGTGTCTACGGAGTTTTGTTCAACCGCGACGAGCAACGCACGAGACCTCGCTCTCTGCCGGTTGCCGCGTTCTCGGATCCGGGCGGCACGGACTTCGTGTGCGCGCGCGACGGTGCTGCCGGGGGCACGTGGCTGATGGGCAACGCGCACGGAGTCTGTGTCGGTGTGCTCAATCACTACGAGGCCGCAGGGGTGTTGCCGCCGGGTGAGCGCAGTCGTGGCGAATTGCCCGTGCTTTTCGCCGCTGCGCGGTCGGTGGACGACGTGGAAGAGCGTCTGCCGGGGATGAGCCCCGAGCGATACGCACCGTTCCTGCTGGTGGCGTGGGATGGGCTGGAGGAGCGTTGTTGGCAATGGGACGGCCGGGCACTCGCACGTAGAACTCCGAAGTGCGCGCTCCTCACCACCTCCTCGGTCCGATCGTCCGAAGTCGTCGCTTGGCGCGAACGGCGGCACGCGGAGTCGGCGGCCGAAGGCGAGGCGGAGAGAGCGGGCGCGACCGGGTTGGAAGCACCGCGGTGGCTCGAGCGCTTCCATACCGACACGGCCCATGCCGACGGGGCATTCAACGTCCTCATGGCGCGAGTCGACGCTCGTACCGAGAGCGTCTGCCGTATCGTCGTCGATTCGGTTTCGGTGCGTTACAGGCACTCCAGGCGACCGGCGAATCCCGCGCTCGCGGACGAGACGTTCGAGGCCATGGTAGCCAGATACTGA
- a CDS encoding nucleotidyltransferase — translation MSTHAPTLLVMAAGMGSRFGGLKQVEPFGPGGETLLDYSVYDALRAGFGQIVFVIRRDFEEVFRERVGRRFEARTAVEYVFQDISYLPGGYESDVVREKPWGTAHAVWCAGAAVHTPFAAINADDFYGRDAFAQLARFSKNESGRARRPDAPLRLAMAGYRLADTLSEHGSVSRGICDVDTGGLLVDIEECSGIESAGSGAGRVRTTEGGDRVLGPETIVSMNCWAFVPGVFDLLERALVDFLASRGGDPRAECYLPAAVAGAMREGAAEVEVLPVRATWFGVTHRDDKPRVVSALRALVDSGEYPARLWSEEG, via the coding sequence ATGAGCACACACGCTCCCACTCTGCTCGTCATGGCTGCCGGCATGGGCAGCCGATTCGGTGGCTTGAAACAAGTCGAGCCCTTCGGGCCCGGCGGCGAGACCCTGCTCGACTACTCCGTCTACGATGCTCTCCGTGCGGGTTTCGGACAGATCGTCTTCGTCATCCGGCGCGATTTCGAAGAGGTCTTTCGAGAGCGCGTAGGGCGGCGCTTCGAGGCGCGGACGGCGGTCGAGTACGTCTTTCAGGACATCTCGTATTTGCCGGGTGGATACGAATCCGACGTCGTGCGCGAGAAGCCGTGGGGCACGGCGCACGCGGTTTGGTGCGCCGGGGCGGCGGTGCACACGCCGTTCGCGGCGATCAACGCGGACGACTTCTACGGGCGCGACGCTTTCGCGCAGCTCGCGCGTTTCTCGAAGAACGAGTCGGGACGAGCGCGGCGGCCGGATGCGCCGCTCCGTTTGGCGATGGCGGGCTACCGGTTGGCGGACACGCTTTCCGAACACGGTTCGGTCTCCCGTGGTATTTGCGACGTGGATACGGGAGGCCTTCTCGTCGACATCGAGGAGTGTTCGGGCATCGAGTCGGCCGGAAGCGGGGCCGGTCGCGTGCGCACGACGGAGGGAGGCGATCGTGTCTTGGGTCCGGAGACGATCGTCTCGATGAACTGCTGGGCGTTCGTGCCGGGCGTGTTCGATCTTCTGGAGCGAGCGCTGGTCGATTTTCTCGCATCGCGGGGCGGCGATCCGCGCGCGGAGTGTTACCTGCCGGCCGCGGTCGCAGGTGCGATGCGGGAGGGTGCGGCCGAGGTGGAGGTGCTGCCCGTGCGTGCGACGTGGTTCGGCGTCACGCACCGCGACGACAAGCCGAGGGTCGTGTCGGCGTTGCGGGCGTTGGTGGATTCCGGCGAGTATCCCGCGCGTTTGTGGAGCGAGGAAGGCTGA
- a CDS encoding DoxX family protein, whose product MSSLASAPSAQSAGSVSSRIKIASWIARVVVAVILLQTLFFKFTAAPESVHIFETLGAEPWGRLASGVAELVAAVFLLLPATVAFGAALALGVMLGAIGSHLFVLGIVVQDDGGTLFAMALLVAALSAWVLWLHRRTLPVIGSRLG is encoded by the coding sequence ATGTCCTCGCTCGCATCCGCCCCCTCCGCCCAATCCGCCGGCTCCGTTTCCTCCCGCATCAAGATCGCTTCTTGGATCGCCCGCGTGGTGGTCGCGGTGATCCTGTTGCAGACGCTCTTCTTCAAGTTCACGGCTGCTCCCGAGTCCGTCCACATCTTCGAGACGCTCGGCGCGGAACCGTGGGGTCGCCTCGCATCCGGCGTGGCCGAACTGGTGGCCGCGGTCTTCTTGCTCCTGCCCGCTACCGTCGCGTTCGGCGCGGCGCTGGCTTTGGGCGTCATGCTCGGTGCGATCGGATCGCATCTTTTCGTCCTCGGTATCGTCGTGCAGGACGACGGAGGCACACTCTTCGCCATGGCGCTGCTCGTGGCCGCGCTCAGCGCGTGGGTGCTCTGGCTCCACCGCCGCACGCTTCCCGTGATCGGAAGCCGCCTCGGTTGA
- a CDS encoding adenine phosphoribosyltransferase: MNFESELKRRIRTVRDWPKPGVNFRDVTTLFQDRDGLPLVVDGVADRYSGGRIDLVAAVDARGFIIGGAVAYRLGLPFSMIRKKGKLPHVTVSADYELEYGSATIEVHADACRPGDKVLIVDDLIATGGTLTAAVSLFRRLGGQVEGVVAVIDLPELGGSRRLREAGVPVHALCSFREDE, translated from the coding sequence ATGAACTTCGAGAGCGAACTCAAACGCCGTATCCGCACCGTCCGCGACTGGCCCAAGCCGGGCGTCAACTTCCGCGACGTGACGACGCTCTTTCAGGATCGCGACGGTCTGCCGCTCGTCGTCGACGGCGTCGCGGACCGGTACTCGGGCGGTCGCATCGACTTGGTGGCCGCGGTCGATGCGCGCGGCTTCATCATCGGTGGAGCCGTGGCCTACCGGCTCGGTCTGCCGTTCAGCATGATCCGCAAGAAGGGCAAGCTGCCGCACGTCACCGTGTCCGCCGACTACGAGCTCGAGTACGGCAGCGCCACCATCGAAGTGCACGCGGACGCGTGTCGGCCCGGCGACAAGGTGTTGATCGTGGACGACCTCATCGCGACGGGCGGGACGTTGACTGCGGCGGTTTCGCTTTTTCGGCGACTCGGCGGGCAAGTCGAAGGCGTCGTCGCGGTCATCGACTTGCCCGAGTTGGGCGGATCGCGACGCTTGCGCGAAGCCGGCGTGCCCGTGCACGCGCTGTGCAGTTTCCGCGAGGACGAGTGA